The Selenomonadales bacterium genomic sequence GTCCGTGCTTGATGACAGCGGTTGCCAAGACTTCGCCATTTCTGAAAAGGATCGCGCCTTCGCGAATATTCTGAAGACCTGCCAAGAGCTGATTCGATATCGCTTCCAATTCCTTGACTTCCGTTTCAAGTGTTCCTTTCGACTGTGTCAGGTCATCTACGCGACGATCAAGTTCCTGTTTTGTCGTTTCGAGCAGCGTCAGCTGTTCTTGTGCTACGCTGTAATCACCTTGCACCTTAGCGAGCTCTTCTGCCGCACGGTCGCGTTCGGCTGTCGCAGTGGCCAATTCGTTCGTGATATAGCTGAGCCGTTCTGTCGTTTCACGGATCTGTACATCGAGCTTGTTATACTCTGCCATCTGTTTGGCAAGCGCGTCCTGACTGCTCGTCAATTCAGCACTTTTTTGCTCGACTTCATTAGACAGCGATACGAGCTCTGATTTCAGCTGTTCCATGCCAAAAAGGGCTGTGCGTACGTCACGCGAAACAAATGTCAATATACTCATCGTCAGCGCAACTGTCAGCGCACCCGTGATGACGGTAACGACGATAGATGTATGTTTAGGGCGAAGTCCCAGAATGGAAAGACGTTTCTTGCCTATCTTAGAACCCAATCGGTCACCGCCAAAGGCGATCGCACCGCCCATGATACTCAAAAAGAGAATAAGTGCTATCCCGTACATTCCATTCCTCCTTCCCTGTTATTTCGAGGCTCTGCGTATCAGATAGATACCTGCCAATATACCGATGAGATTCGGTGTCCATGCCGCAAGCATCGGCGGAATAACGGCACCTTTACCGAGTGCGCCCGAGATCATCATGATGGCATAATACATGAAAATGATCGCAACGCTGATACCGAATCCGAGTGCCGAGCTCTTACGCTGCGGCTGCATGCCGAGCGGTGTTCCGATGAGCGCGAAAACGAAGCATGCCATCGGGATAGCGAATCGCTGATGCATCTCAAGCTCATACTCGCCTGTCGGCACGTACTCTTTTTTGAGCATCTTGATCTGCTGTTTGAGTTCGCGGATCGTCATTTCTTTCGGCTCTTTTTGTTCACGAGATACTTGTTTCGGTGTCTTTTTGATCGGCATCAACTGTTCTTTGAAGGTCATCGTACGTTCTGTACCATCCGGCTCGAAGCTGTATATCGTACCATCGTACATCGTCCATTTATCAGCCTGCCATTTCGCGCGCGGAGCACTTTCCATGCGCGTCAATTCTTCGTTTTCGAATTCTTGGATAGAGATGCCGTGCATCATATTCGTCGTGGCATCAAATTCACGTACATAAACGAGTCGTTCCATGTTGCCGTTTTTGACATCCTTGATGACGAGATGTTTTTGCGAACGAGCTGCCATGTTATTTTTGATCTCGTATTCGAGCGTATCCTGATAAGCAGTATTCGCTCTCGGAACAACGATCTCGTTGAATCCGACGGTAAATAAGCTGACAATGAACGCTACGATAAAAACAGGCGTCGTCAATCGAAAGAAGCTGATCCCGCCCGATTTCATAGCGGTGATCTCACTGCTCGACGACAAGCGACCGAATGCCAAAAGAGATGCCAGAAGCATCGACATCGGGAATGTCAATACAATGATAGCAGGCAAGCTGAATACAAAAAGCTTCGCAACGGCCGTTATCGAAGCACCGTATTCGGTAATATACTGCGCGATTCGAAAGAGTGTGCTCGAACCGATGAACACACTGCAAAATGCACAGATACCAAAGACAAACGGTCCCAATAATTCTTTTATAATATACTTATCTAATATTCGCATACCGTTCTCCCTACACACTCAAATTGTGACGATCACATACTGAAATTTTCGCCCAGATAGAATTTCCGTGCGATTTCACTTTCGGCGATCGTTTTGGAATCCCCTTCTATCAGGATCTTGCCTTCGCTTAAAATATACGCACGGTCTACAATGCTGAGTGTTTCACGCACGTTATGGTCTGTGATCAAGATTCCGATGCCGCGCTGTTTCAAATACGACACGATCGACTGGATATCTGCGACCGCGATCGGGTCAACACCCGCGAACGGTTCGTCGAGCAGAATGAAGTTCGGCTCAACGGCAAGACATCTGGCGATCTCTACGCGACGACGTTCCCCGCCCGACAGTTCGCTTCCTTTGCGCTGTCTGACATGCTGTACGTTAAATTCGTCTAAGAGACTCTCAAGCTTCGCCTCACGTTCATCTTTCGTCATCGAGGTCGTTTCCAAAATCGCACGGAGGTTGTCTTCTACCGACAGCTTGCGGAAGATCGACGCCTCCTGCGCCAAATATCCGATCCCCAGACGCGAACGCAAGTGCATTGGCATGCCCGACACTTCGTTGTCGCCGACATAGACACTTCCTGACGACGGATGTTCAAGACCGACGATCATATAGAAGGTCGTCGTTTTGCCTGCGCCGTTCGGACCGAGAAGTCCGACGATCTCGCCTTTTTTTACTTGGATGCTGACACCGTCTACAACGTTGCGGTTTTTATACGTTTTGACCAAATTTTCCGTTCTGATAATCATACTTTATTCGTTCCTCTCACTGTTAAGAGTTCGCATCATTCGTATCTTTGATCACCAAATGACTGCCGCCTCGCGATTGGAGCTCGTTATCGTCGAGAAGGATGGTCAGCTCGTTGCCTTGGAGTTGATTGCCGTTTTGCACCGCATGCGCGTTGCCTTTTAAGACGATCTTATTCTGACCCGTTTTCTCTCCGTAATAGAACGCTTGATCGCTCGTTGCCGTCAAGTTGTGGGTCTGGCTGTTGATCTGCACACCGCCTGTTGCCACAGCTTCTTCTTTCGGCATCGATGCTTCGATGCGCGGTGCTTTGAGCGTGCCATCCGCAGTTTTAAGCGTTGCATTGCCGTCGGCTACCGCAAATTCTTTATCCGTATAATAGACAAGGCGCGGGCCTGTCAAACGGTTGTTTTCTTTTGTAAGATCAACATTGCCCGTTGCCGTGAATACGGTTTCGTTTGCAATATCGACTTGGTTTGCCTTGAGCGTTGCTCCTTCTTGATGCATCACAACACCGCCCGTGACAGTACCTTCTTTTGCTTTCATATTATAAACAGCGTGTGCACCCTGTACACGTGCAGTACCCTGCACGATCACGACATGGCCGTTTGCTCTGAGTACACCTTTTTTCGAATCATATTCGATGCTGTCGGCTTTCATATCAACAGGAGCATCTACCGCACCAACGATCGGCATCGCCGCCATCAGCGTAAGCATCATACCTATTCCGGCTGCTTTCCATTTCATTCGTATCACTCTCCTATCTGAATCGCGTGTGCATTGCCGTCAACACGGATCTTGCCGCTCGTCTGATCGGCAACCATATGGTCGCCCGTTACGAGGTAGCCGTCTTTTTTGACTTCGACATTGCCATCGCAATAGAGGTGTTTTTTCTTACCGTCGTATCTTGCCTTGTCGGCTTTCAGCTTTCCGCCATCCGACTGACTTGCTTCGATCGAACCATCCATCGTAATGATGTTTTCTTTCTGATCGTACGACGCTTCTTTTGCTGTCAATTCGGTGACCGTACCATCTTCACGATAGAACGCACCTTTCATATCTTGCATCACAATGGCGTTCGACTCAAGATCGATCTGCATCGTTTCTGCCGTTACTTCCCAGATAAGTTTACCGTTTTTTTCTTCTTTCAGAGCATTACCACTGTAAGTCATCATTCGGTCAGGTACTTGTTCCTTTACCTTCTGCGTGATATCGGGACCTTCGTCTGAGATATACCAGATGAACCCACCGATCAAAACAGCAAACAGCGCAATGACTGCCATAATTTTCTTGTTCATGATTGCGCTCCTTTACTGCGCCTTCAGTGCTTTCTCATCCGCTTTCTCGATCGGCGTATTCCAACGTCGTTGGAACCACAACCAGTTCTGCGGATACGCACGAATCACATCTTCAATGATTTTTGTCATTCGTTTTGTATTTTCATAGAGATCTCTTTCTTCATCACCTGTTGCTTGGAGCTGTACAGGAGGCTGAATGAGCATCTGATGACCGCCTTCCGGTTTGCGCACGATAAAGATCGGGATGACTGGAGAACGGAATCGTTTTGCAAATACGGCAGGCCCTAACGGGGTCGATGCCATCTCGCCCAAAAATTCGATGAACGCGCCGCTTTTACCTGCGTCTTGGTCGGCAAGGAATCCGAGGATCTTGCCTTTTTTGAGCGCTTTGGCCGCAGCGACCAACTCGGTCGTGCCGCGCGAGAATACTTCTACGCCGACCAT encodes the following:
- the lptG gene encoding LPS export ABC transporter permease LptG, with the translated sequence MRILDKYIIKELLGPFVFGICAFCSVFIGSSTLFRIAQYITEYGASITAVAKLFVFSLPAIIVLTFPMSMLLASLLAFGRLSSSSEITAMKSGGISFFRLTTPVFIVAFIVSLFTVGFNEIVVPRANTAYQDTLEYEIKNNMAARSQKHLVIKDVKNGNMERLVYVREFDATTNMMHGISIQEFENEELTRMESAPRAKWQADKWTMYDGTIYSFEPDGTERTMTFKEQLMPIKKTPKQVSREQKEPKEMTIRELKQQIKMLKKEYVPTGEYELEMHQRFAIPMACFVFALIGTPLGMQPQRKSSALGFGISVAIIFMYYAIMMISGALGKGAVIPPMLAAWTPNLIGILAGIYLIRRASK
- a CDS encoding DUF3084 domain-containing protein translates to MYGIALILFLSIMGGAIAFGGDRLGSKIGKKRLSILGLRPKHTSIVVTVITGALTVALTMSILTFVSRDVRTALFGMEQLKSELVSLSNEVEQKSAELTSSQDALAKQMAEYNKLDVQIRETTERLSYITNELATATAERDRAAEELAKVQGDYSVAQEQLTLLETTKQELDRRVDDLTQSKGTLETEVKELEAISNQLLAGLQNIREGAILFRNGEVLATAVIKHGLSKEEAVQTLQGAIQQINNNILARLNIKEQNIKVLWVSQDDYDKALDSILSSDDDVIVRVTAAGNSVYGEAVVGRIEHYSNKLVYPRGTLVYEQSFKAGERVNSEETVLVFLSKVNEAALKSGLLFDPLQGTVGVMSAAEVYAAVNQVNRADGDIVLRAYTREDIYTVGPLRIDIEVK
- the lptB gene encoding LPS export ABC transporter ATP-binding protein, whose amino-acid sequence is MIIRTENLVKTYKNRNVVDGVSIQVKKGEIVGLLGPNGAGKTTTFYMIVGLEHPSSGSVYVGDNEVSGMPMHLRSRLGIGYLAQEASIFRKLSVEDNLRAILETTSMTKDEREAKLESLLDEFNVQHVRQRKGSELSGGERRRVEIARCLAVEPNFILLDEPFAGVDPIAVADIQSIVSYLKQRGIGILITDHNVRETLSIVDRAYILSEGKILIEGDSKTIAESEIARKFYLGENFSM
- a CDS encoding organic solvent tolerance protein OstA gives rise to the protein MKWKAAGIGMMLTLMAAMPIVGAVDAPVDMKADSIEYDSKKGVLRANGHVVIVQGTARVQGAHAVYNMKAKEGTVTGGVVMHQEGATLKANQVDIANETVFTATGNVDLTKENNRLTGPRLVYYTDKEFAVADGNATLKTADGTLKAPRIEASMPKEEAVATGGVQINSQTHNLTATSDQAFYYGEKTGQNKIVLKGNAHAVQNGNQLQGNELTILLDDNELQSRGGSHLVIKDTNDANS
- the lptC gene encoding LPS export ABC transporter periplasmic protein LptC, which translates into the protein MNKKIMAVIALFAVLIGGFIWYISDEGPDITQKVKEQVPDRMMTYSGNALKEEKNGKLIWEVTAETMQIDLESNAIVMQDMKGAFYREDGTVTELTAKEASYDQKENIITMDGSIEASQSDGGKLKADKARYDGKKKHLYCDGNVEVKKDGYLVTGDHMVADQTSGKIRVDGNAHAIQIGE